The following proteins are encoded in a genomic region of Xanthomonas cassavae CFBP 4642:
- a CDS encoding sensor domain-containing protein, translated as MMTTAYPRPLPTTIPDYLLQLRQALSGADPAMIQDALYDAEEYLRAELAGQKDKSEADVIAGVAGSYGAPEEVAEIYRETEVTVSRALRPPLPPRRSTWLGKFFGVAADPRTYGALFYMLLSLVTGVFYFTWVVTGTSLSLGLLILIVGVPLLVLFFGSVRVLSLVEGRVVEALLGVRMPRRPQHPGAQGGWLRRIGAMFTDARTWSTMLYFLLMLPLGIVYFTVFTTLLSLSLGLAASPFVALFDNTAVLTWDGVDITSSWLTLPLFAVGVLLLFVTLHLARAFGKLHGMFAKQLLVKSGEAAA; from the coding sequence ATGATGACCACCGCATACCCACGTCCGTTGCCGACCACCATTCCCGATTATCTGCTGCAGTTGCGCCAGGCGCTGTCCGGTGCCGACCCGGCAATGATCCAGGACGCGCTCTACGACGCCGAAGAATATCTGCGAGCCGAGCTGGCAGGGCAGAAGGACAAGAGCGAAGCCGACGTCATTGCAGGCGTGGCCGGCAGCTACGGGGCGCCCGAGGAAGTGGCCGAGATCTATCGCGAAACCGAAGTCACGGTGAGCCGCGCCTTGCGTCCGCCGCTGCCGCCCCGGCGCAGCACGTGGCTGGGCAAGTTCTTCGGCGTGGCGGCAGACCCGCGGACCTATGGCGCGCTGTTCTACATGCTGCTGTCGCTGGTCACCGGCGTGTTCTATTTCACCTGGGTGGTCACCGGCACCAGCCTGTCATTGGGCCTGTTGATCCTGATCGTCGGCGTACCGCTGCTGGTGCTGTTCTTCGGCTCGGTGCGGGTGCTGTCGCTGGTGGAAGGACGCGTGGTAGAGGCCTTGCTGGGGGTGCGCATGCCGCGCCGCCCGCAGCATCCGGGTGCGCAGGGCGGCTGGCTGCGGCGCATCGGTGCGATGTTCACCGATGCGCGCACTTGGAGCACGATGCTGTACTTCCTGCTGATGCTGCCGCTGGGCATCGTGTACTTCACCGTGTTCACCACGCTGCTGTCGCTCTCCCTGGGGCTGGCTGCTTCACCGTTCGTCGCGTTGTTCGACAACACGGCAGTGCTGACCTGGGACGGCGTGGACATCACCAGTTCCTGGCTGACGCTGCCTTTGTTCGCAGTGGGCGTGCTGTTGCTGTTCGTCACCCTGCATCTGGCGCGCGCCTTCGGCAAACTGCACGGCATGTTCGCCAAGCAACTGTTGGTCAAGAGCGGCGAGGCGGCGGCGTGA
- a CDS encoding polyhydroxyalkanoate depolymerase, whose translation MLRGSKTARMGGMLYQLHELTRNLLAPWVHQAQANAKMFSDPDSLWASLPGAKRMAASNELFHRLGKEYEKPAWALDDVEVDGHSLPIIEREVLSKPFCRLLRFKRFSDHVELIGKMKEQPAVLVVAPLSGHHATLLRDTVRTLLRNHKVYVTDWVDARMVPLEAGAFRLEDYITYIQDFIRHIDAARLHVVSVCQPTVPVLAAVSLMASNDEPTPRSLVMMGGPIDARRSPTQVNNLATENGIEWFQNNLIHTVPFPYPGHGRQVYPGFLQHAGFLSMNPNRHVMSHWDFYTDLVKGDLQDAQAHRQFYDEYNAVLDMPAEYYLDTIRVVFQEFLLPQGKWKVDGQLVKPSAIRNTALLSIEGELDDMAGLGQTEAVHDLCTGIDAAHRRHLVVEGAGHYGIFSGRRWREVVYPQVREFIARYDADPVGSRDPATVTPIRKRGKRA comes from the coding sequence ATGCTGCGTGGCAGCAAAACCGCACGGATGGGTGGAATGCTTTATCAACTGCATGAGCTGACCCGCAATCTGCTAGCCCCCTGGGTGCATCAGGCCCAGGCGAACGCCAAGATGTTTTCCGACCCCGACAGCCTGTGGGCCTCGCTCCCGGGTGCCAAACGCATGGCTGCCAGCAACGAGCTGTTCCACCGGCTGGGCAAGGAATACGAAAAGCCGGCCTGGGCGCTGGACGATGTCGAGGTGGACGGCCATTCGCTGCCCATCATCGAGCGCGAAGTGCTGAGCAAGCCGTTCTGCCGCCTGCTGCGCTTCAAGCGTTTCAGCGATCACGTCGAGCTGATCGGCAAGATGAAGGAGCAGCCGGCGGTGCTGGTGGTGGCCCCTTTGTCCGGCCACCACGCCACCCTGCTGCGCGACACCGTGCGCACCCTGCTGCGCAACCACAAGGTCTATGTGACCGACTGGGTGGACGCGCGCATGGTGCCGCTGGAGGCAGGCGCGTTCCGGCTCGAGGACTACATCACCTATATCCAGGACTTCATCCGCCACATCGACGCCGCGCGCCTGCATGTGGTGAGCGTGTGCCAGCCCACCGTACCTGTGCTGGCAGCGGTGTCGCTGATGGCCAGCAACGACGAGCCCACGCCGCGCTCGCTGGTGATGATGGGCGGCCCGATCGATGCGCGTCGCAGCCCCACCCAGGTCAACAACCTGGCCACGGAAAACGGCATCGAGTGGTTCCAGAACAACCTGATCCACACCGTGCCGTTCCCGTATCCGGGCCACGGCCGTCAGGTGTATCCGGGCTTTCTGCAGCACGCCGGTTTCCTGTCGATGAACCCCAACCGGCACGTGATGTCGCACTGGGATTTCTACACCGACCTGGTCAAGGGCGACCTGCAGGATGCGCAAGCGCACCGGCAGTTCTACGACGAGTACAACGCCGTGCTCGACATGCCGGCAGAGTATTACCTGGACACGATCCGCGTGGTGTTCCAGGAGTTCCTGCTGCCGCAGGGCAAATGGAAGGTGGACGGCCAGCTGGTCAAGCCCTCTGCCATCCGCAATACCGCCTTGCTGAGCATCGAAGGCGAGCTGGACGACATGGCAGGCCTGGGCCAGACCGAAGCCGTGCACGATCTGTGCACCGGCATCGACGCGGCGCACCGCCGCCATCTGGTGGTGGAAGGTGCCGGCCATTACGGCATTTTCAGCGGCCGCCGCTGGCGCGAAGTGGTATACCCGCAGGTGCGCGAGTTCATCGCCCGCTACGATGCCGACCCTGTGGGCAGCCGCGATCCGGCCACCGTCACCCCGATCCGCAAGCGCGGCAAGCGCGCCTGA
- a CDS encoding PadR family transcriptional regulator gives MSEPDVHLRKFQKELSAGTVSLALLAVLAQAGEPLYGYLIAKRLEGLEGVLSGKQSALYPVLRNLEGAGLLQSHVEPSASGPPRRYYRMTESGRDCLRDWTAAWRATRDSVDSVLEGTHS, from the coding sequence ATGAGCGAGCCGGATGTCCATCTGAGGAAGTTCCAGAAGGAGCTCAGTGCCGGCACGGTGTCGTTGGCCTTGCTGGCGGTACTGGCCCAGGCCGGGGAGCCGCTGTACGGCTATCTGATCGCCAAACGGCTGGAAGGTCTGGAGGGCGTGCTCAGCGGCAAACAGAGTGCGTTGTATCCGGTGCTGCGCAACCTGGAAGGGGCGGGCTTGCTGCAGAGCCATGTCGAGCCATCGGCCTCCGGGCCGCCGCGACGCTATTACCGCATGACCGAGAGCGGGCGTGACTGCCTGCGCGACTGGACCGCCGCTTGGCGTGCCACCCGTGATTCCGTTGATTCCGTGCTGGAGGGGACCCACTCATGA